A window from Vigna angularis cultivar LongXiaoDou No.4 chromosome 7, ASM1680809v1, whole genome shotgun sequence encodes these proteins:
- the LOC108337500 gene encoding protein IQ-DOMAIN 33 isoform X2, with translation MGFTGELVRGVFSKNRSDGSHETKVKRSSAENRRWLSVRSYLCGDEFNSVLAENDSASVKSTEVTVSQSILEDLNDKGDTDSEETVENVTQKRPNSDSKSLTEEEAAILIQSAFRGFLLRRQNGEIRSETGKEEFNLVTESPDRKSLGTSVEVQTANSIEVFSVEGEEKGLCHRIQRRTRTQVIKQKEDWDDSTVSSYVSKMRMQSRMEASTRRERALAYAFSQQLRICSKRKLTKHNSLESNMSWSWLERWMATRLPETSSVESHAMKQYEPSNCNHKFTIMTRFLDAAGEEKESCGSNEVPLHFDNYSINSEEEKVSFKPHTAKTNFKARRTVSRRKTVPSYQFHEEQQPKVSKRDGWGNASKDVKPKQKQAGSRTEITLSSSKASNV, from the exons ATGGGGTTCACTGGGGAATTGGTAAGAGGTGTCTTCTCCAAAAATCGTTCTGATGGGTCGCATGAAACCAAA GTGAAACGCAGTAGTGCTGAAAATAGAAGATGGTTATCTGTTAGGTCGTACTTGTGTGGCGATGAGTTCAATTCAGTCCTTGCAGAGAATGATTCAGCTTCAGTTAAGAGCACTGAAGTCACGGTTTCCCAGTCCATTTTGGAAGACTTGAATGATAAAGGAGACACCGATAGTGAAGAAACTGTGGAGAATGTAACACAGAAAAGGCCAAATTCAGACTCCAAATCATTGACTGAGGAAGAAGCAGCAATTCTTATTCAATCAGCATTTAGAGGCTTCCTG TTGAGGCGTCAAAATGGAGAAATCAGATCAGAAACAGGAAAAGAGGAGTTCAATTTAGTAACAGAAAGTCCTGATAGAAAGTCCTTGGGCACATCAGTTGAAGTCCAAACTGCAAACTCCATTGAAGTTTTCTCGgttgaaggagaagaaaaaggccTTTGCCACCGAATTCAGCGCAGGACCAGAACTCAAGTAATAAAGCAAAAG GAAGACTGGGATGACAGCACTGTAAGTAGTTATGTTTCAAAAATGAGGATGCAGAGTAGAATGGAGGCATCAACCAGAAGAGAAAGAGCACTGGCATATGCTTTCTCACAACAG CTAAGAATCTGTtcaaagagaaaattaacaaaacacaACAGCTTGGAGTCAAATATGAGTTGGAGCTGGCTTGAGAGATGGATGGCAACACGCCTTCCAGAGACTTCATCAGTTGAAAGCCATGCCATGAAGCAATATGAACCTTCTAATTGTAATCACAAATTCACAATCATGACAAGATTTTTAGATGCTGCTGGGGAAGAAAAGGAGAGCTGCGGATCAAATGAGGTGCCCCTTCATTTTGATAACTATTCAATCAattcagaagaagaaaaagttagcTTCAAACCCCACACAGCAAAGACCAACTTCAAGGCTAGGAGAACCGTTTCAAGACGGAAAACAGTGCCAAGTTATCAATTCCATGAAGAGCAGCAGCCAAAG GTAAGCAAGAGAGATGGTTGGGGAAATGCTAGCAAGGATGTTAAGCCAAAACAAAAGCAAGCGGGAAGCAGGACAGAGATTACATTAAGCTCCTCGAAAGCTTCTAATGTGTaa
- the LOC108337500 gene encoding protein IQ-DOMAIN 33 isoform X1 encodes MGFTGELVRGVFSKNRSDGSHETKQVKRSSAENRRWLSVRSYLCGDEFNSVLAENDSASVKSTEVTVSQSILEDLNDKGDTDSEETVENVTQKRPNSDSKSLTEEEAAILIQSAFRGFLLRRQNGEIRSETGKEEFNLVTESPDRKSLGTSVEVQTANSIEVFSVEGEEKGLCHRIQRRTRTQVIKQKEDWDDSTVSSYVSKMRMQSRMEASTRRERALAYAFSQQLRICSKRKLTKHNSLESNMSWSWLERWMATRLPETSSVESHAMKQYEPSNCNHKFTIMTRFLDAAGEEKESCGSNEVPLHFDNYSINSEEEKVSFKPHTAKTNFKARRTVSRRKTVPSYQFHEEQQPKVSKRDGWGNASKDVKPKQKQAGSRTEITLSSSKASNV; translated from the exons ATGGGGTTCACTGGGGAATTGGTAAGAGGTGTCTTCTCCAAAAATCGTTCTGATGGGTCGCATGAAACCAAA CAGGTGAAACGCAGTAGTGCTGAAAATAGAAGATGGTTATCTGTTAGGTCGTACTTGTGTGGCGATGAGTTCAATTCAGTCCTTGCAGAGAATGATTCAGCTTCAGTTAAGAGCACTGAAGTCACGGTTTCCCAGTCCATTTTGGAAGACTTGAATGATAAAGGAGACACCGATAGTGAAGAAACTGTGGAGAATGTAACACAGAAAAGGCCAAATTCAGACTCCAAATCATTGACTGAGGAAGAAGCAGCAATTCTTATTCAATCAGCATTTAGAGGCTTCCTG TTGAGGCGTCAAAATGGAGAAATCAGATCAGAAACAGGAAAAGAGGAGTTCAATTTAGTAACAGAAAGTCCTGATAGAAAGTCCTTGGGCACATCAGTTGAAGTCCAAACTGCAAACTCCATTGAAGTTTTCTCGgttgaaggagaagaaaaaggccTTTGCCACCGAATTCAGCGCAGGACCAGAACTCAAGTAATAAAGCAAAAG GAAGACTGGGATGACAGCACTGTAAGTAGTTATGTTTCAAAAATGAGGATGCAGAGTAGAATGGAGGCATCAACCAGAAGAGAAAGAGCACTGGCATATGCTTTCTCACAACAG CTAAGAATCTGTtcaaagagaaaattaacaaaacacaACAGCTTGGAGTCAAATATGAGTTGGAGCTGGCTTGAGAGATGGATGGCAACACGCCTTCCAGAGACTTCATCAGTTGAAAGCCATGCCATGAAGCAATATGAACCTTCTAATTGTAATCACAAATTCACAATCATGACAAGATTTTTAGATGCTGCTGGGGAAGAAAAGGAGAGCTGCGGATCAAATGAGGTGCCCCTTCATTTTGATAACTATTCAATCAattcagaagaagaaaaagttagcTTCAAACCCCACACAGCAAAGACCAACTTCAAGGCTAGGAGAACCGTTTCAAGACGGAAAACAGTGCCAAGTTATCAATTCCATGAAGAGCAGCAGCCAAAG GTAAGCAAGAGAGATGGTTGGGGAAATGCTAGCAAGGATGTTAAGCCAAAACAAAAGCAAGCGGGAAGCAGGACAGAGATTACATTAAGCTCCTCGAAAGCTTCTAATGTGTaa
- the LOC108338448 gene encoding protein-tyrosine-phosphatase IBR5: MRKRERENPCGVCGHYHKYEEGEVCSICGHRIPVGSEKTSIQVSAFPSVILPEFLYLGSYDNASRSELLKTQGITRILNTVPSCQNLYKNSFTYHCLPDDKTLAFDEAIQFLELCEKEKERVLVHCMSGKSRSPAIVIAYLMKSKGWRLAQSYQWVKERRHSVELTPGVYQQLQEYEQKIYGPIDSGSSLLPSFSPTVLPSISFGFPKINDPAQLPSFSTAGTPSIFARPTLDIAPTEFTFGAGPMQKNVAGSPFNANQTNPNGTDIQMDGS; the protein is encoded by the exons ATGAGGAAAAGGGAGAGAGAGAATCCCTGTGGGGTGTGTGGCCACTACCACAAATATGAAGAAGGGGAAGTGTGTTCCATTTGCGGTCACCGGATTCCAGTTGGATCGGAGAAAACTTCGATACAAGTTAGTGCTTTTCCTTCTGTGATTCTGCCCGAATTTCTTTACCTAGGAAGCTATGACAACGCATCACGTTCCGAGCTTCTCAAGACACAGGGGATTACTCGTATCCTCAAT ACTGTTCCTTCTTGTCAAAATCTCTACAAGAACTCATTTACCTATCACTGCCTCCCAGATGACAAAACTTTGGCATTTGATGAAGCAATTCAGTTTCTAG AGTTATGTGAGAAGGAAAAGGAGCGTGTTCTGGTTCATTGCATGTCAGGAAAGAGTAG GTCTCCAGCTATTGTGATTGCATACTTGATGAAGTCCAAAGGATGGAGACTTGCACAGAGTTATCAGTGGGTAAAGGAACGTAGACATTCGGTTGAACTAACTCCTG GTGTATACCAGCAACTACAAGAGTATGAGCAGAAGATCTATGGACCAATCGACAGTGGCAGCTCTCTGCTTCCCAGTTTCTCGCCAACAGTTCTTCCTTCAATTAGCTTTGGTTTCCCAAAGATCAACGATCCAGCTCAACTTCCTTCCTTCAGCACCGCTGGAACTCCTTCAATATTCGCCAGACCAACCTTAGACATTGCTCCTACAGAGTTTACATTTGGCGCTGGACCAATGCAGAAGAATGTGGCTGGAAGTCCCTTCAATGCCAACCAAACTAATCCAAATGGCACTGATATACAAATGGATGGCTCTTGA
- the LOC108336228 gene encoding putative BPI/LBP family protein At1g04970 isoform X1 gives MGKSDFSVHEQCVLSPWKISPCTTFSMLSLSLQQMIKSNFRKRITMTPFLVLLLLASSLNHGYAQFHPKNEAFISLSITQNGLDFMKELLVNKAISSLIPLQLPNIEKTSKIPVVGNVYMVLSNITIYHIYVPSSSVKPGETGISITASGVTCDLSMNWYYSYSTWLVPVEISDRGRAEVQVKSMEVGLTLGLENQEGSLKLKLKDCGSNVKDISIKLDGGASWLYQGVVDAFEEKIGSAVENAITKKLTKGISRLDSYLESLPKEVPVDDHTSLNVTFVNDVLLSDSSVGFETNGLFIERNPSVPILDLYHNNLKLPILCTNSSKMVGITLDEAVFNSASALYYDAKFMHWIVDQIPDQSLLNTAGWRFIIPQLYKKYPNHDMNFNISLSSPPVVEISNQKAGAITIVDMTIDVLEEDKVIPVACISLVIQATGALKISGNNLVGDIRLNDFQMSLKWSKIGNLRMYLIQPVVWTLIETVFLPHANTRLNKGLPLPIIHGFILQNAEIILSTSRLAVCSDVAFTESNKRFSYFIQ, from the exons ATGGGCAAATCGGACTTTTCAGTCCATGAACAGTGTGTTCTGAGTCCTTGGAAGATTTCTCCGTGTACGACTTTCTCAATGTTATCTTTGTCTTTGCAACAGATGATCAAATCCAATTTTCGAAAACGAATCACAATGACACCTTTCCTTGTTCTGCTTCTACTAGCCTCTTCCTTGAATCATGGGTATGCTCAATTTCATCCCAAAAACGAAGCTTTTATATCCCTGTCGATTACCCAAAACGGCCTTGACTTTATGAAGGAGTTGCTGGTAAATAAGGCAATTTCCTCACTTATCCCACTTCAGTTGCCGAATATTGAAAAGACTTCGAAAATCCCAGTTGTGGGTAATGTTTACATGGTGCTCTCCAACATCAcaatttatcatatatatgtTCCTTCCTCAAGTGTCAAGCCAGGGGAGACTGGAATTTCCATTACAGCTTCTGGGGTTACTTGTGATTTGAGCATGAATTGGTATTATTCTTACAGCACATGGCTTGTGCCTGTTGAGATCTCTGACAGAGGTAGAGCAGAAGTTCAG GTTAAAAGCATGGAAGTTGGACTTACATTGGGTTTGGAGAATCAGGAAGGGTCTTTGAAGCTGAAACTCAAGGACTGCGGGTCTAATGTTaaagatatttcaataaaattggATGGAGGTGCATCTTGGCTTTATCAAGG GGTAGTTGATGCCTTTGAAGAGAAAATTGGTTCAGCAGTTGAAAATGCCATCACCAAGAAACTTACAAAAGGGATTTCTAGACTAGACTCATATTTGGAAAGTCTTCCAAAGGAAGTCCCAGTTGATGACCACACTTCTCTGAATGTAACTTTTGTGAATGATGTTTTATTAAGTGATTCATCTGTTGGATTTGAAACCAATGGGTTATTTATAGAAAGAAATCCTTCCGTACCAATTCTTGACCTCTACCACAATAACTTGAAACTTCCAATTCTATGCACAAATTCATCAAAAATGGTAGGAATCACTTTAGATGAGGCTGTTTTTAACTCCGCATCAGCCTTATATTATGAT GCAAAATTTATGCACTGGATCGTAGACCAAATACCAGATCAATCTCTATTGAACACTGCAGGATGGAGATTTATTATTCCCCAGCTATACAAGAAATACCCAAATCATGACATGAACTTCAATATATCTTTATCTTCTCCTCCAGTTGTGGAGATATCAAATCAGAAAGCAGGTGCCATCACAATTGTAGACATGACAATTGATGTTTTGGAAGAAGACAAAGTAATACCGGTGGCATGCATATCATTG GTAATTCAAGCTACAGGTGCGCTCAAAATCAGTGGAAACAACCTCGTTGGTGATATCAGATTGAATGACTTTCAAATGTCATTGAAATGGAGCAAAATTGGCAACCTGCGGATGTACCTCATTCAG CCAGTTGTGTGGACGCTCATTGAAACTGTCTTCTTGCCGCATGCCAATACACGTCTAAATAAAGGGTTACCTTTGCCCATCATTCATGGCTTCATCTTACAAAATGCAGAGATTATCTTGTCAACTTCAAGACTTGCAGTTTGCAGTGATGTAGCATTTACAGAATCAAACAAACGTTTCTCCTATTTCATTCAGTAG
- the LOC108336228 gene encoding putative BPI/LBP family protein At1g04970 isoform X2 — MGKSDFSVHEQCVLSPWKISPCTTFSMLSLSLQQMIKSNFRKRITMTPFLVLLLLASSLNHGYAQFHPKNEAFISLSITQNGLDFMKELLVNKAISSLIPLQLPNIEKTSKIPVVGNVYMVLSNITIYHIYVPSSSVKPGETGISITASGVTCDLSMNWYYSYSTWLVPVEISDRGRAEVQVKSMEVGLTLGLENQEGSLKLKLKDCGSNVKDISIKLDGGASWLYQGVVDAFEEKIGSAVENAITKKLTKGISRLDSYLESLPKEVPVDDHTSLNAKFMHWIVDQIPDQSLLNTAGWRFIIPQLYKKYPNHDMNFNISLSSPPVVEISNQKAGAITIVDMTIDVLEEDKVIPVACISLVIQATGALKISGNNLVGDIRLNDFQMSLKWSKIGNLRMYLIQPVVWTLIETVFLPHANTRLNKGLPLPIIHGFILQNAEIILSTSRLAVCSDVAFTESNKRFSYFIQ; from the exons ATGGGCAAATCGGACTTTTCAGTCCATGAACAGTGTGTTCTGAGTCCTTGGAAGATTTCTCCGTGTACGACTTTCTCAATGTTATCTTTGTCTTTGCAACAGATGATCAAATCCAATTTTCGAAAACGAATCACAATGACACCTTTCCTTGTTCTGCTTCTACTAGCCTCTTCCTTGAATCATGGGTATGCTCAATTTCATCCCAAAAACGAAGCTTTTATATCCCTGTCGATTACCCAAAACGGCCTTGACTTTATGAAGGAGTTGCTGGTAAATAAGGCAATTTCCTCACTTATCCCACTTCAGTTGCCGAATATTGAAAAGACTTCGAAAATCCCAGTTGTGGGTAATGTTTACATGGTGCTCTCCAACATCAcaatttatcatatatatgtTCCTTCCTCAAGTGTCAAGCCAGGGGAGACTGGAATTTCCATTACAGCTTCTGGGGTTACTTGTGATTTGAGCATGAATTGGTATTATTCTTACAGCACATGGCTTGTGCCTGTTGAGATCTCTGACAGAGGTAGAGCAGAAGTTCAG GTTAAAAGCATGGAAGTTGGACTTACATTGGGTTTGGAGAATCAGGAAGGGTCTTTGAAGCTGAAACTCAAGGACTGCGGGTCTAATGTTaaagatatttcaataaaattggATGGAGGTGCATCTTGGCTTTATCAAGG GGTAGTTGATGCCTTTGAAGAGAAAATTGGTTCAGCAGTTGAAAATGCCATCACCAAGAAACTTACAAAAGGGATTTCTAGACTAGACTCATATTTGGAAAGTCTTCCAAAGGAAGTCCCAGTTGATGACCACACTTCTCTGAAT GCAAAATTTATGCACTGGATCGTAGACCAAATACCAGATCAATCTCTATTGAACACTGCAGGATGGAGATTTATTATTCCCCAGCTATACAAGAAATACCCAAATCATGACATGAACTTCAATATATCTTTATCTTCTCCTCCAGTTGTGGAGATATCAAATCAGAAAGCAGGTGCCATCACAATTGTAGACATGACAATTGATGTTTTGGAAGAAGACAAAGTAATACCGGTGGCATGCATATCATTG GTAATTCAAGCTACAGGTGCGCTCAAAATCAGTGGAAACAACCTCGTTGGTGATATCAGATTGAATGACTTTCAAATGTCATTGAAATGGAGCAAAATTGGCAACCTGCGGATGTACCTCATTCAG CCAGTTGTGTGGACGCTCATTGAAACTGTCTTCTTGCCGCATGCCAATACACGTCTAAATAAAGGGTTACCTTTGCCCATCATTCATGGCTTCATCTTACAAAATGCAGAGATTATCTTGTCAACTTCAAGACTTGCAGTTTGCAGTGATGTAGCATTTACAGAATCAAACAAACGTTTCTCCTATTTCATTCAGTAG
- the LOC108336332 gene encoding tRNase Z TRZ2, chloroplastic, with amino-acid sequence MHISLSNLAFKTPQHFPLHHPILPPKPLHHQVSTQSHINVLKGSGYLSEISKKIDHEEQYRIARSQVNRKVLELEGYSIEGISVGGQETCIIIPEFKSTFDIGRCPSRAINQNFLFITHAHLDHIGGLPMYVASRGLFNLKPPTIFVPPCIKEDVEKLLDIHRTMGQVELNAEVVALDVGETYEIRNNLVVRPFRTQHVIPSQGYVFYSIRKKLRKQYAHLNGKQIEKLKKAGAEITDTILSPEVAFTGDTTPDFMLEPCNSDALRAKILITEATFLDDSFSIDHARQHGHTHLFEIIANAQWIRNKAVLLTHFSPRYSLEDIRQAASKLQSRLSAKVVPLTEGFKSMYT; translated from the exons ATGCATATTTCTCTTAGCAACTTAGCCTTCAAGACCCCTCAACACTTTCCACTGCACCACCCCATTCTCCCTCCAAAGCCACTGCACCACCAAGTTTCAACGCAAAGCCATATCAATGTGCTGAAAGGGTCGGGGTATTTGTCTGAAATCAGCAAAAAAATTGATCACGAAGAGCAGTACCGTATAGCCCGGTCGCAGGTGAACCGGAAAGTTCTGGAATTGGAAGGTTATTCCATTGAGGGTATTTCAGTTGGAGGCCAAGAGACATGTATCATTATCCCTGAATTCAAGAGCACTTTTGATATTGGGAGGTGCCCTAGTAGAGCTATTAATCAAAATTTCCTTTTCATTACTCATGCTCATCTTGACCACATT GGAGGGCTGCCAATGTATGTAGCTAGCCGTGGTTTGTTCAATTTAAAACCTCCCACTATCTTTGTGCCTCCTTGCATCAAAGAGGATGTTGAGAAGCTGCTTGATATTCACAGAACAATGGGCCAGGTTGAATTGAATGCTGAAGTGGTTGCCTTGGATGTGG GGGAGACATATGAGATACGGAATAACCTTGTTGTCCGACCATTCAGAACACAACATGTTATACCTAGCCAG GGCTATGTATTCTACTCAATCAGGAAAAAATTGAGGAAACAGTATGCACACTTGAATGGGAAACAAATTGAGAAATTGAAGAAGGCTGGTGCCGAG ATTACAGACACTATATTATCTCCTGAGGTGGCCTTCACCGGTGATACAACACCAGATTTTATGCTTGAACCATGTAACTCTGATGCATTGAGAGCCAAAATTCTCATAACTGAG GCAACTTTCCTAGATGATTCATTCAGCATAGATCATGCTCGGCAACATGGTCATACTCATTTATTTGAG ATCATTGCAAATGCACAGTGGATTCGCAACAAAGCAGTTCTGTTGACTCATTTTTCACCAAGATATTCGTTAGAG GATATTCGACAAGCTGCATCAAAATTGCAGTCCAGGCTGTCCGCAAAGGTGGTTCCTCTTACGGAAGGCTTCAAATCTATGTACACTTAG
- the LOC108336228 gene encoding putative BPI/LBP family protein At1g04970 isoform X3, translating to MGKSDFSVHEQCVLSPWKISPCTTFSMLSLSLQQMIKSNFRKRITMTPFLVLLLLASSLNHGYAQFHPKNEAFISLSITQNGLDFMKELLVNKAISSLIPLQLPNIEKTSKIPVVGNVYMVLSNITIYHIYVPSSSVKPGETGISITASGVTCDLSMNWYYSYSTWLVPVEISDRGRAEVQVKSMEVGLTLGLENQEGSLKLKLKDCGSNVKDISIKLDGGASWLYQGVVDAFEEKIGSAVENAITKKLTKGISRLDSYLESLPKEVPVDDHTSLNVTFVNDVLLSDSSVGFETNGLFIERNPSVPILDLYHNNLKLPILCTNSSKMVGITLDEAVFNSASALYYDAKFMHWIVDQIPDQSLLNTAGWRFIIPQLYKKYPNHDMNFNISLSSPPVVEISNQKAGAITIVDMTIDVLEEDKVIPVACISLGHPS from the exons ATGGGCAAATCGGACTTTTCAGTCCATGAACAGTGTGTTCTGAGTCCTTGGAAGATTTCTCCGTGTACGACTTTCTCAATGTTATCTTTGTCTTTGCAACAGATGATCAAATCCAATTTTCGAAAACGAATCACAATGACACCTTTCCTTGTTCTGCTTCTACTAGCCTCTTCCTTGAATCATGGGTATGCTCAATTTCATCCCAAAAACGAAGCTTTTATATCCCTGTCGATTACCCAAAACGGCCTTGACTTTATGAAGGAGTTGCTGGTAAATAAGGCAATTTCCTCACTTATCCCACTTCAGTTGCCGAATATTGAAAAGACTTCGAAAATCCCAGTTGTGGGTAATGTTTACATGGTGCTCTCCAACATCAcaatttatcatatatatgtTCCTTCCTCAAGTGTCAAGCCAGGGGAGACTGGAATTTCCATTACAGCTTCTGGGGTTACTTGTGATTTGAGCATGAATTGGTATTATTCTTACAGCACATGGCTTGTGCCTGTTGAGATCTCTGACAGAGGTAGAGCAGAAGTTCAG GTTAAAAGCATGGAAGTTGGACTTACATTGGGTTTGGAGAATCAGGAAGGGTCTTTGAAGCTGAAACTCAAGGACTGCGGGTCTAATGTTaaagatatttcaataaaattggATGGAGGTGCATCTTGGCTTTATCAAGG GGTAGTTGATGCCTTTGAAGAGAAAATTGGTTCAGCAGTTGAAAATGCCATCACCAAGAAACTTACAAAAGGGATTTCTAGACTAGACTCATATTTGGAAAGTCTTCCAAAGGAAGTCCCAGTTGATGACCACACTTCTCTGAATGTAACTTTTGTGAATGATGTTTTATTAAGTGATTCATCTGTTGGATTTGAAACCAATGGGTTATTTATAGAAAGAAATCCTTCCGTACCAATTCTTGACCTCTACCACAATAACTTGAAACTTCCAATTCTATGCACAAATTCATCAAAAATGGTAGGAATCACTTTAGATGAGGCTGTTTTTAACTCCGCATCAGCCTTATATTATGAT GCAAAATTTATGCACTGGATCGTAGACCAAATACCAGATCAATCTCTATTGAACACTGCAGGATGGAGATTTATTATTCCCCAGCTATACAAGAAATACCCAAATCATGACATGAACTTCAATATATCTTTATCTTCTCCTCCAGTTGTGGAGATATCAAATCAGAAAGCAGGTGCCATCACAATTGTAGACATGACAATTGATGTTTTGGAAGAAGACAAAGTAATACCGGTGGCATGCATATCATTG GGCCACCCTTCATGA